A single genomic interval of Macadamia integrifolia cultivar HAES 741 chromosome 6, SCU_Mint_v3, whole genome shotgun sequence harbors:
- the LOC122082623 gene encoding peroxidase 21: MIMAMPRNSVLLLLPLLLLLSTGECDLQLNYYNESCPRAEEIIKEQVTNLYNKHGNTAISWVRNIFHDCIVKSCDASLLLNTKNGIVSEKSSSRSFGMRNFKYIDTIKAALESECPLTVSCADIVALTARDGVAMLGGPHIEMKTGRRDSTESYVADLLDFIPNHNDSISLVLSRFNSTGIDVEGTVSLLGAHSVGRVHCVNLVGRLYPDIDPTIDAIHGKYLRRRCPSPDPDPKAVQYARNDLETPMILDNMYFKNVLAHKGLLLVDQQLVSDPRTAPFVEKMASDNDYFLQQFSRALLLLSQNNPLTGDQGEIRKDCRYVNSNIDGRRLKPSPSSSSSPVQSQAEYELTASGPSPSPGVGQATVSAPSPDL, translated from the exons ATGATCATGGCCATGCCCAGAAACTCTGTTCTTCTTCTATTACCTTTGCTCTTATTGTTAAGTACAG GTGAGTGTGATCTTCAATTAAATTATTACAATGAGAGCTGCCCAAGAGCTGAAGAAATCATCAAAGAACAAGTAACCAATCTGTACAATAAGCATGGAAATACTGCTATTTCATGGGTCAGAAATATCTTCCATGATTGCATCGTTAAG TCATGTGATGCATCTCTGTTGCTGAACACGAAGAATGGCATTGTATCGGAGAAGTCATCCAGTCGGAGCTTCGGGATGAGAAATTTTAAGTATATTGATACGATTAAAGCTGCCCTTGAAAGCGAATGTCCTCTCACGGTTTCCTGCGCAGATATTGTAGCTCTCACTGCAAGAGATGGTGTTGCCATG CTAGGTGGCCCACATATTGAGATGAAAACCGGCCGGAGGGACTCAACGGAAAGTTATGTTGCAGATCTTCTAGATTTCATCCCCAACCATAACGACAGCATTTCTCTTGTTCTTTCACGATTTAATTCTACCGGAATTGACGTGGAAGGAACAGTTTCCTTACTGG GAGCTCACTCGGTGGGTAGAGTTCACTGCGTGAACCTCGTCGGTAGACTATATCCAGACATTGATCCCACCATAGATGCTATACACGGCAAGTACCTCAGACGTAGGTGCCCTTCACCAGACCCAGACCCAAAGGCAGTTCAGTACGCAAGAAATGATCTTGAAACACCAATGATTCTAGACAATATGTACTTCAAGAACGTTTTAGCTCACAAAGGACTCTTACTAGTAGATCAGCAACTGGTTTCTGATCCAAGAACTGCTCCTTTTGTAGAGAAGATGGCTTCTGATAATGACTACTTTCTCCAGCAATTCTCAAGAGCTTTACTTTTGCTCTCTCAGAACAATCCCTTAACAGGTGATCAAGGAGAGATAAGAAAGGATTGTCGCTATGTCAACAGTAATATTGATGGAAGAAGGCTAAAGCCAAGCCCAAGCTCAAGCTCAAGCCCAGTCCAATCTCAAGCAGAATATGAACTTACAGCTTCAGGCCCAAGTCCAAGCCCAGGTGTAGGCCAGGCCACTGTTTCCGCCCCAAGCCCAGAtctttga
- the LOC122082625 gene encoding uncharacterized protein LOC122082625, with protein sequence MANHCYHNLLGAMDLLWFHHIILFSEPITILSLKTTKPISETPVSSLSSQNLPSSTPSENEISSASSASTTQDDLYNKEEESRPTRLKIATTKIRAQSSSPLVKKIPNRHRYSGSADGEGRRLRRTKSCKSLWELEYEELKGFNDLGFEFKKELVTPRMMSVIPGLQRLEEYQFADEAPKEDEFEVDRKEEKRGVMRPYLSEAWLIKRPDSPLLNLKIPRASAAADMKKHLRFWARTVAAVIQQES encoded by the exons ATGGCTAATCATTGTTATCATAACCTTTTGGGAGCAATGGATCTACTTTGGTTTCACCATATCATTCTTTTCTCAGAACCAATAACAATACTTAGCCTCAAAACCACCAAACCCATCTCAGAGACTCCTGTGAGCTCACTTTCAAGTCAaaacctcccttcttcaactcctTCAGAGAACGAAATCTCATCTGCCTCATCTGCAAGTACTACTCAG GATGACTTGTACAACAAAGAAGAGGAATCAAGACCCACAAGGTTGAAAATTGCAACAACCAAAATCCGGGCTCAATCATCTTCTCCTTTGGTGAAGAAAATCCCAAATCGTCACAGATATTCAGGTAGTGCTGATGGTGAGGGAAGAAGATTAAGAAGGACGAAGAGCTGCAAAAGCTTATGGGAACTAGAATACGAAGAGCTAAAAGGGTTCAATGATCTGGGCTTCGAGTTTAAGAAAGAACTCGTAACACCACGAATGATGAGCGTCATCCCTGGACTTCAGAGACTCGAAGAATACCAATTCGCCGACGAAGCGCCCAAAGAAGATGAATTTGAAGTAGacagaaaggaggagaaaagagGAGTAATGAGGCCGTATCTGTCAGAGGCTTGGCTGATAAAGAGACCCGATTCGCCACTCCTCAATCTCAAGATCCCTCGAGCTTCTGCCGCTGCCGATATGAAGAAGCATCTCCGGTTCTGGGCCAGAACTGTGGCGGCTGTGATTCAACAAGAATCTtga
- the LOC122082621 gene encoding MLO-like protein 3, which translates to MAAEASSNSSTTTRSLEDTSTWALATVCFCFISVSILLEHSINLISKWLKKHRKKSLYEAVEKLKSELMLVGFISLILTTTQVPISNICIPIKVADTMLPCHKKVTKTGHSTETGGSSNSDKCAIKGMVSLVSQQGLGQLHILIFVLATTQLVYSLLTMALGRAKMRRWKAWEEETRTISYQVANDPQRFRFLRQTTFGRRHMSTWIESLWIKCFFRQFFHSVAKVDYLTLRHGFIAAHLPSNIHFNFQQYIQRSLEDDFKVVVGISPPMWLAVVLFMLADVHGWHMYHWIAYAPLIFVLTLGTKLEVIVAKMALQLKDQNTVITGAPLVQPNDKLFWFSQPRFVLTLLHFTLFMNAFDIAFFIWVTLEFGFNSCYHEHVEITITRVVLAVIVQVICSYITLPLYALVTQMGSHFKSAVLEEQTAKVIKQWYADVKKRQKMKKLASHPNSDIGGSRKPSPTEVSSPRTRQSPTTLTKTISFPSDDEISQVQEEPGEANVPSRGSGSRIVNFESREAPHN; encoded by the exons ATGGCAGCAGAAGCAAGCTCTAATAGTTCTACTACAACACGCTCTCTCGAAGATACATCCACTTGGGCACTAGCTAccgtttgcttctgcttcatctCTGTCTCAATTCTTCTTGAGCACTCCATTAATCTCATCTCCAAA TGGCTCAAGAAACACCGGAAGAAATCACTCTATGAAGCTGTAGAGAAGCTTAAATCAG AACTGATGCTGGTTGGGTTCATTTCACTTATATTAACAACAACACAAGTACCCATCTCCAATATCTGCATACCCATTAAAGTTGCAGACACCATGCTTCCATGCCATAAGAAAGTAACCAAAACAGGGCATAGTACTGAAACTGGTGGAAGTTCCAATTCTGATAAATGTGCCATTAAA GGAATGGTTTCTCTGGTTTCCCAACAAGGGCTAGGGCAACTACATATTTTGATCTTTGTATTAGCAACGACTCAACTTGTCTACAGTCTTCTCACCATGGCATTAGGCAGAGCAAAG ATGAGGCGTTGGAAAGCTTGGGAAGAAGAGACTCGAACAATCTCATACCAAGTGGCCAATG ATCCTCAACGGTTTAGATTTCTACGGCAAACAACATTCGGAAGACGGCATATGAGTACTTGGATAGAATCACTATGGATT AAATGTTTCTTCCGCCAATTCTTTCATTCGGTGGCAAAAGTTGATTATCTCACATTACGCCATGGCTTCATCGCA GCTCATTTGCCCTCCAACATCCACTTCAATTTCCAACAATACATACAAAGATCCTTGGAGGATGATTTCAAAGTAGTAGTGGGAATCAG CCCCCCTATGTGGTTGGCTGTTGTCCTCTTCATGCTTGCTGATGTGCATG GATGGCATATGTATCATTGGATAGCCTATGCTCCATTGATT TTTGTGCTAACTCTTGGAACCAAGCTTGAAGTAATTGTCGCAAAAATGGCTCTGCAACTCAAAGACCAGAACACTGTAATCACAGGAGCTCCTTTGGTGCAACCTAATGACAAACTTTTCTGGTTTAGCCAACCTAGATTTGTATTGACTCTTCTTCATTTTACCCTGTTCATG AATGCTTTCGACATTGCATTCTTTATCTGGGTAACG TTAGAATTTGGGTTCAACTCTTGTTATCATGAGCATGTCGAGATTACAATCACAAGGGTGGTATTAGC GGTGATTGTACAAGTCATTTGCAGCTACATTACTCTCCCACTCTATGCCCTCGTTACACAG ATGGGTTCTCACTTCAAGAGTGCAGTACTGGAAGAACAAACAGCCAAAGTAATAAAGCAATGGTATGCAGACGTGAAGAAGAGGcagaagatgaagaaactaGCAAGTCATCCCAACTCTGATATTGGAGGCAGCAGGAAACCTAGTCCTACAGAAGTTTCTTCCCCACGTACCCGACAGTCCCCAACAACACTCACAAAAACTATTTCTTTCCCTAGCGATGATGAAATCAGTCAAGTCCAAGAGGAACCAGGTGAGGCAAACGTTCCTTCCAGGGGCAGTGGTAGTAGAATTGTCAATTTTGAGTCGAGAGAAGCCCCCCACAATTAG